In the Manis javanica isolate MJ-LG chromosome 14, MJ_LKY, whole genome shotgun sequence genome, one interval contains:
- the GRM6 gene encoding metabotropic glutamate receptor 6, translating into MVGPRGARGPRLLALLPSLVALAQAGLAGATGSVRLAGGLTLGGLFPVHARGAAGRACGPLKKEQGVHRLEAMLYALDRVNADPELLPGVRLGARLLDTCSRDTYALEQALSFVQALIRGRGDGDEAAVRCPGGVPPLRAAPPERVVAVVGASASSVSIMVANVLRLFAIPQISYASTAPELSDSTRYDYFSRVVPPDSYQAQAMVDIVRALGWNYVSTLASEGNYGESGVEAFVQISREAGGVCIAQSIKIPREPKPGEFDKVIRRLMETPSARGIIIFANEDDIRRVLEAARQANLTGHFLWVGSDSWGAKTSPVLSLEDVAVGAITILPKRASIDGFDQYFMTRSLENNRRNIWFAEFWEENFNCKLTSSGTLSEDSTRKCTGEERIGRDSTYEQEGKVQFVIDAVYAIAHALHSMHQALCPGHTGLCPAMEPTDGRMLLQYIRAVRFNGSAGTPVMFNENGDAPGRYDIFQYQVTNGSAASGGYQAVGQWAETLWLDVETLQWVGDPREVPLSQCSLPCGPGERKKMVKGVPCCWHCEACDGYSFQVDEVTCQACPGDMRPTHNHTGCRPTPVVCLNWSSPWAAPPLLLAVLGILATTTVVATFVRHNDTPIVRASGRELSYVLLTGTFLIYTVTFLLVAEPGVAVCAARRLFLGLGTSLSYSALLTKTNRIYRIFEQGKRSITPPPFISPTSQLVITFSLTCVQVVGVMAWLGARPPHSVIDYEEQRTVDPEQARGVLKCDMSDLSLIGCLGYSLLLMVTCTVYAIKARGVPETFNEAKPIGFTMYTTCIIWLAFVPIFFGTAQSAEKVIPVVSLPCSLPACPRKALVTARAGPPCE; encoded by the exons ATGGTCGGGCCCCGGGGCGCCCGAGGGCCGCGGCTGCTGGCGCTGCTGCCTTCGCTGGTGGCGCTGGCGCAGGCGGGCTTGGCGGGCGCCACGGGCTCGGTGCGCCTGGCGGGCGGCCTCACGCTGGGCGGCCTGTTCCCGGTGCACGCGCGGGGGGCGGCGGGCAGGGCGTGCGGGCCGCTGAAGAAGGAGCAGGGCGTGCACCGGCTAGAGGCCATGCTGTATGCGCTGGACCGCGTGAACGCCGACCCCGAGCTGCTGCCCGGCGTGCGCCTGGGCGCGCGGCTGCTCGACACCTGCTCGCGGGACACGTACGCGCTGGAGCAGGCGCTGAGCTTCGTGCAGGCGCTGATCCGCGGCCGCGGCGACGGCGACGAGGCGGCCGTGCGCTGCCCGGGGGGCGTCCCCCCACTGCGTGCCGCGCCCCCCGAGCGCGTGGTGGCCGTTGTGGGCGCCTCGGCCAGCTCCGTCTCCATCATGGTCGCCAACGTGCTGCGCCTGTTTGCG ATACCCCAGATCAGCTATGCCTCCACGGCCCCTGAACTCAGTGATTCCACGCGCTACGACTACTTCTCCCGCGTGGTTCCCCCTGACTCCTACCAGGCCCAGGCCATGGTGGACATCGTGAGGGCATTGGGCTGGAACTATGTGTCCACGCTAGCCTCCGAGGGCAACTATGGTGAAAGCGGAGTTGAGGCCTTTGTGCAGATCTCCCGTGAGGCTG GGGGCGTCTGTATTGCGCAGTCCATCAAGATTCCCAGAGAACCAAAGCCAGGAGAATTCGACAAGGTGATCAGGAGACTCATGGAGACACCCAGTGCCCGGGGCATCATCATCTTTGCCAACGAGGATGACATCAG GAGGGTCCTGGAGGCAGCACGCCAGGCCAACCTGACAGGCCACTTCCTGTGGGTCGGCTCAGACAGCTGGGGTGCGAAGACCTCACCGGTCCTGAGCCTGGAGGATGTGGCCGTGGGAGCCATCACCATCCTGCCCAAAAGGGCCTCCATCGATG GATTTGACCAATACTTCATGACCCGCTCACTGGAGAACAACCGACGGAACATCTGGTTTGCTGAGTTCTGGGAAGAAAATTTTAACTGCAAACTGACCAGTTCAGGTACCCTGTCAGAGGACTCCACCCGCAAATGCACAG GCGAGGAACGCATCGGTCGGGACTCTACCTACGAGCAGGAGGGGAAGGTGCAGTTTGTGATCGATGCTGTGTACGCCATTGCCCACGCCCTCCACAGCATGCACCAGGCGCTTTGTCCTGGGCACACAGGTCTGTGTCCTGCAATGGAGCCTACTGATGGGCGGATGCTGCTGCAGTATATTCGCGCCGTCCGCTTCAATG GCAGCGCGGGGACCCCAGTGATGTTCAACGAGAACGGGGATGCGCCGGGGCGATATGACATCTTCCAGTACCAGGTGACCAATGGCAGCGCAGCCAGTGGTGGCTACCAGGCAGTTGGCCAGTGGGCAGAGACCCTCTGGCTGGAC GTGGAAACCCTACAGTGGGTGGGAGACCCCCGCGAGGTACCCCTGTCTCAGTGCAGCCTCCCCTGTGGGCCTGGTGAGCGGAAAAAGATGGTGAAGGGTGTCCCCTGCTGCTGGCACTGCGAGGCCTGCGACGGGTACAGCTTCCAGGTGGACGAGGTCACATGCCAGGCCTGCCCTGGAGACATGCGGCCCACGCACAACCACACGGGCTGCCGCCCCACGCCCGTGGTCTGCCTGAACTGGTCCTCGCCCTGGGCCGCCCCGCCGCTCCTCCTGGCCGTGCTGGGCATCCTGGCCACCACCACCGTGGTGGCCACCTTCGTGCGGCACAACGACACGCCGATCGTCCGCGCGTCGGGCCGTGAGCTCAGCTACGTCCTCCTCACCGGCACCTTCCTCATCTACACCGTCACCTTCCTCCTGGTGGCCGAGCCTGGCGTGGCGGTCTGCGCCGCGCGGAGGCTCTTCCTGGGCCTGGGCACCAGCCTCAGCTACTCTGCCCTGCTCACCAAGACCAACCGCATCTACCGCATCTTCGAGCAGGGGAAGCGCTCCATCACGCCCCCGCCCTTCATCAGCCCCACCTCACAGCTCGTCATCACCTTCAGCCTCACCTGCGTGCAG GTGGTAGGAGTGATGGCATGGCTGGGGGCCCGACCCCCTCACAGCGTGATCGACTATGAAGAGCAGCGGACAGTGGACCCCGAGCAGGCCAGAGGGGTGCTCAAGTGTGACATGTCAGATCTGTCCCTCATCGGCTGCCTGGGCTACAGCCTCCTGCTTATGGTCACGTGCACAGTGTATGCCATCAAGGCCCGCGGCGTGCCCGAAACCTTCAATGAGGCCAAACCCATTGGTTTCACCATGTACACCACCTGCATCATCTGGCTGGCTTTTGTGCCTATCTTCTTTGGCACTGCCCAGTCAGCTGAGAAGGTAATCCCTGTGGTTTCACTCCCTTGTTCTCTTCCTGCCTGTCCAAGGAAGGCCTTGGTTACTGCAAGAGCTGGGCCACCATGTGAATGA